TTTCATACGCAACATTGGCGTTTGAACACGATCTTTACCGTACATAATCTTAGAAAGAAAATAACCTTTAATACAGTTAAGACCTTTGTTTACAGGTGCTTCAGGATCACCTTGAGTCGCGACTACGCGACCATTTTGAGTACCAACAAGTACTGAACAACCTGTACCACAAAAACGACAAGGCGCTTTATCCCATTTAATTTTTGTTTGGTCAGAACTAACGATTAAATTTGTTGCTGAAGCAGGTAACGTAACCCCTGCAGCAGCTGCAGCCGAAGCTGCTGCGTTTGCTTTAACAAACGCACGTCTTGTCATTTTCATGATTCATCCTCACATTGCGAATCAAAGTGCTCGATTTGGTGAAATACTAAAGCGACATTTAGTACGTCTTCGAAGTCATTTATTTTATCGATTGAATCGGTGATATATCCTTGGTTTTCAGTTTCAAGAACAACAATAATCTTGCCCTCTTCACTTTCTCCATATATTTCCGTATTCGGCAGTGCTAATATTTTTTCTTTTGTTATTTCAAGTGACTCAGGTCTTACATGAACCACTAAGCTTGAAATATGAACTTCATTTTCAGGCAAATTCTCTAACATGATGTGCTATCTTCCAGTGTCATGCTGATAGCAGATGTAGGGCAAACAGCAACACAGCCACCACATCCATTACAGGCATCAAAATTAATTTTAGGTTGAGCTACGCTGCCCAACTGAAGTTGAAAACGAATGGCTTGTGTTTCACACATATCGCTACAACTACGACATTCCACAGATTTTTTCGCTAAACAGTTTTCATTTATAGATATTTTATGAGAGAAAACAGGCTCAGCCGTTAAATCAAATAAAGCTTCAGGACAGCTATTTGCACAGCCTTCACAAAAAGTACATTCACCTTTTGTAAAATCGACGATAGGAAACCCACCATCCCCTTTAACAATAATATTTTCTTCACATGCATTAATGCACTTTTCACATCGAGTACACTTTGACGTAAAAACTGATTCATTTTCTACCCAAGGCAATCGCTGTTGTGTTAACGGATTTATTTTTTTTTGAGAAGATAAACGGCGAAAAAATCCTCGCTTAGAATGGTCAATTGCATTATCTTGACTCATCTATTCATAACCTCAGTTATTCATTAACATTTTTATATGTTGAATTTTAAATTTTGTCATATTTATTGATATACCCCATAATGGTTAAACATAGGTAAATTTTGTTTTAGATCAATTTTTAAAATAAATAAAAACAACAAAATAGATCCCATTTGCTTCTTTTAATCATAGGTCACAATTAACAAACATGAAACATACTAAGACCTCAATCTTAACAAGGACCATTGCTCAAGTGATGTTGTTGATTGTTATGATCTCCATAATTACAACGAGCTTAGCCTTAATTACACTTTCCTCTAGCTTAAAAGATGCAGAAGCGGTCAATATTGCTGGCTCATTACGTATGCAAAGCTACCGTCTAGCCTATGATATTGAAACAGACTCTCCAGAACTGATTAAACATTTAGATAAATTTTCACAATCGATAGAATCACCTTCGTTTAAGTCACTAGACCAATGGTTCGTTCCTGATGATATTGAAGATTATTACGAAGACATCCGACTACAATGGCTTTCCTTACAGCCATCATTATTAAGCGACAACAAACAGATTTATTTAAACAAAGTCTCCCTTTTCGTTGATGAAATTGATCATTTTGTTTTTCGTTTACAAGAATTTTCAGAAAGAAAGCTTCAATTACTTTCTCTTATTGGTGCCCTTGGCTTATCACTGATTGTCTTCTCAAGTGTTTTCATTATTTTTTTCACTCAAAGAAAAATCGTGAGTCCATTACATCACCTAGTTGCTGCAAGTCATGCCATGACAAAAGGAAACTATTCAGTTCAGGTGGATTTAAATAGTGATAATGAATTAGGTCAGTTAGGGAATGCATTTAATCACATGACAAGACAAGTCGATTTGAGCTATCGCGAATTAGAAAATCGAGTTGAAGATAAAACCAAAAAACTCAGCCAAGCCAATCGCTCATTAATGATCTTGTATCAATGCTCTCAACAACTCTCGGCATCACAACTGGATGAACAAGCGTTTAAAAACATTCTTGATACCTTTACGAATATTGAAGGGGTTATCAGTGCTCGTCTGATTGTTGAAGAGGAATCCGGTGGCGATTGGGAGATAACAAGCGGTGAACCTGACGAATCCCCATGGAGTCTTCAGGAGTTATGTATTGATGGTGAACAATTAGGATACTTATTATGGCAAGTGTCATTGCCTTGCCCTGATCAGAAATTAATCATCAATATTTCAAATATTCTGGCACGTGGTATTTTCTATAACCAAGCACAAAAACAAACACACCAACTCATTTTATTAGAAGAACGCTCAACGATAGCTCGTGAACTTCATGACTCTTTAGCTCAGTCTCTTTCTTATTTGAAGATTCAGACAACACTATTAAAGCGCCAGTTAGAAAAGTGTGATTGTATAAATACAAGTACTACACTAGTGGAATTGGATGAAGGTCTTAAAAGTGCATATAGTCAATTGCGAGGTCTATTAAACACATTTAGATTAACCATTAATAAAGCTCACTTTGGTGAGGCCTTACAAGAAATCATGACAACCTTAGCCTCACAAACTAAGATAAATATTCATTTAAATAACGAGCTTCCTTCTTTGCCTATAAATGCTCAACAACATGTTCATTTACTACAATTGATAAGAGAAGCGACATTAAATGCCATCAAACACTCAAAAGCTGATAATATTATCATTACGTGTTTTCAAGAAGGTGAGCAAGGCTGTATTAACATTGAGGACGATGGAGTAGGGTTTGATCCTACAGAAGAAAAAATAAATCATTATGGATTAAGGATCATGCAAGAACGTGCAAACTGCGTTCATGGTAAGCTATCCATAACTTCAGAAATAGACAACGGTTGTACAGTGAACGTTATGTTTCCACTAAACCAATAAAATAATAGAGGTAAAAAATTATGTGGAATGTCGTTATCGTTGATGATCATCCGTTAATGCGTCGTGGTATTGGCCAACTTCTTTCTTTTGATGAAGAATTCACACTCACTGGCGAAGCAAGTAATGGCACTGATGCTGTAGCTCTGATTTCACAAGATGAACCAGACCTTGTTCTTCTTGATCTAAATATGAAAGGCATGTCAGGTTTAGATACGTTACATGCACTAAGAAATGAAGGGGTAACCTGCCCGATTGTCATTTTAACCGTGTCAGACAATAAACAGGACATCAAAACATTAATTAAAGCTGGCGCTGATGGTTATCTATTAAAAGACAGTGAACCAGATGAACTAATCGCATTGTTAAAAGAAGCGATGAAAGGCGGCAAAGCCTACTCTGAACAAGTTAAAGCGTGTTTAGAAGAAGACGCTCAAGGCGACGACAAATTATCTCAATTAACGGCTCGTGAACTAGAAATATTACAACATGTTGCAAAAGGCATGAGAAATAAACAAGTTGCAGATCAACTGTTTATTTCTGAAGCGACCGTAAAAGTGCACATGAAAAGTTTATTGAAAAAATTAAATGTAAAATCACGTGTTGCAGCCACACTACTCTATTTAGATTCGTAATATGAAAAAAACGTTTTATGCCCTCTTATCTCTATTGGTACTAAATGGTTGTGCATTAACAACAGAACCAATGACGCCTGAATCAAGTGCTATCAACTTATATTATAATGATAGTGTCGTAGAGGGGTGCCAAGAGGTTGGCACTGTGACAGGAAGTGAGGGCCATTGGTATACCTTCTTCTTTATTACGAATAAAGATCTAACCATTGGTGCAATTAATGACATTAAAAATGAAGCTCAAGCTTTAGGTGCAAACAGCATAGTGATTCACACACCGTCGCCATTTAATACATCAGTAACTATGTTTGGCTCTGCTTATATTTGCCCTTAATAACTTTTAACCTTAATAACTCTTAACTCGGGTTAATTAATCACTTCATTTTACAAACAAAAAACGCCAACTTTTACGTTGGCGTTTTATTTTATCTGCACATTAAAGAAGCACATATTTTTAATGGTGCAATGTTGATGCAATTTCATCTTCTCGAGAACATACCCACTCAGGATCATAAGGCCCCCAATCTGAAAGACGGTAATAACCATCATTATGACGACGGCCATCTTGAATAAACATCAATTCAATCCCAATGCCAGGTAAAGCCTTCAATACATCTTGAATAGTACGACGAGGCCAACCAGTTAACTCTACAAGTTTAGGAACATTCGGCCTTTCTATATTATGTACCAATAACGCCAAATATAAGCGTCTGGCAAACACTGGATTCAACTCCATTGATACCTCCTGAATTAATAAGAGTAATTATTAATCATTCAATAAAAATGATGTTGAGATTGATCAACTAATTACGAAAATAATCTCATATTTATGTAAATGGGTCATAAAATCGTATTTTTTGTAATTAATTTTCACAATAAGATCGGCGATATTCTCTAAAGCATTATCCAATATTAACCGTACCACCACCTTTTAGTGTGCCACCACACCCAATAGCATCGCCATCTCTTGCTGCAGGCTTTCCATCAATAAATACAGAACTTGAACCGGCAGAAATGGATCTTGGATGAGGTGGATGTTTAGGTTTAGAGTGAGGAGCAAGAGGATCACCTTGCCTTGCTGCTGGAATTCCATCCACTTTTACTGTCCCAGAGCCAGCTAAAACTGGAGTTGGATGAAAACCGTCATGATCACTACCAATATCCCCCACTTTCACTGCATTTCCCATATAGCCTCCTTTCAATATTGGGTCGAATCAGAAGTGTATGTGTTATTCCGCCTCTTTAATATTTGCCCGAAAAGAATGGCGAGTCACTTCAAATAATAATCAACAGATTACTAAATAACCTTCAAGACTGGCGTATTTGTTCAATAATCGTTATAACTAGACAATAATTAATAACATAACTAAAAATGAAGAAAGTCATGACTACAATCTACGGAATTAAAAACTGCGACACCATCAAGAAATGCAAAAAATGGCTTGAAGCAAATAACATTAACTTTACTTATCACGATTATCGTACTGATGGTATTGATAAAGATATGGTAGCTACATTCGTAAAACAACTTGGTTGGGAAAATGTAGTAAATAAACGTGGTACCACGTATCGCCAACTAACTGATGAACAAAAAGCATCTCTAAATGAAGAAACAGCAATCGAATTATTGCTAGAAATGCCAGCTATGATTAAACGCCCTGTACTTATTCATAATAATGAATACCACTTAGGCTTTAAGCCAGCTCAATACGAGACCTTGTTTGATATCTAATGCCATTAATAAAAAAGAAGTAAAGGAATACAGAATGTCTGATACACCAACATTAGCTCTTGCTAAAGATTTACTAAGCCGCCAATCCATCACACCTGAAGATGCAGGTTGCCAAGAGCTAATGATTAAACGACTAGAAGCTCTTGGTTTTACCATTGAAATTATGGTGTTTGAAGATACAACCAACTTTTGGGCTCGTCGAGGCAATGAAGCACCATTATTTACTTTTGCAGGACATACGGATGTTGTTCCTACAGGTGATTTAACGCATTGGAATACCAATCCATTTGAACCAACAATCATTGACGGAATGCTCTACGCTCGTGGAGCAGCAGATATGAAGGGCTCTTTAGCTTGTATGGTGGTTGCCGTTGAGCGTTTCGTCGGAGAGCACCCGAATCACAAAGGTTCAATTTCATTTTTAATCACATCCGATGAAGAAGGTCCATTTATTAATGGCACGACTCGTGTTGTAGATACCCTGCAAGAACGTGACGAAATCATTGATATGTGTATCGTAGGTGAACCATCAAGTACCTCTCATGTTGGTGATGTGGTTAAAAATGGGCGTAGAGGATCATTAACAGGTAATTTAACCGTTAAAGGTATTCAAGGGCATGTTGCTTATCCGCATATAGCTCGCAATCCAATTCACCAAGCGATGCCCGCTCTGTCAGAGCTAGCAACGACCGTTTGGGACAATGGCAATGATTATTTTCCACCAACAAGCTTTCAAATCCCAAATATGAATGGCGGCACAGGCGCTTCAAACGTTATTCCTGGCACAGTCGATATCATGTTTAACTTTAGATTCAGCACCGAATCAACAGTCGATGAGCTACAACAACGTGTCGTCGAAATTTTAGATAAGCATGATTTAGAATACGACTTAGACTGGATTATCAATGGTCTCCCTTTCCTAACTGATACTGGCGATTTATTAACAGCCGTTGTTAATGCTGTCGATACGGTTAATCAACAAAAACCACAACTATTAACGACGGGTGGAACGTCAGATGGGCGTTTTATTGCTCAAATGGGTTCCCAAGTTATAGAGCTTGGCCCAGTGAATGCGACCATTCATAAGGTAAACGAGTGCGTAAATGTAGAAGATTTAGAAAAACTGACTGATATGTATCAAGAAGTCCTAAATAATCTACTAGCATAAGGATAAATTAGGGTTATGATGAGAGAGCTTTTGTTCTCTCATCTTTAATTGGTGCCCTATGACATATCAAGAACTTACTGGTCAATCATTTCAACACTTGTCAAAGCTATCACCACATCGTCAGCTTCACCACGATTGTATTCTTCCATTTAAAGCCTTATCAGATGCGGCGCATCAAGCAGGGTTCACTCTAACTATTGCAAGCAGCTTCCGTGACTTTGAACGTCAACTTCTCATTTGGAATAATAAATTTTTAGGCATTCGTCCTATTTTAGATGATAACGGGCAAGAGCTTGACCCTAACACTCTCAATGATCTCGAAAAAATTCACGCCATTATGCGATGGTCAGCCCTTCCAGGTGCGAGTCGTCACCACTGGGGAACAGAACTTGATGTTTATGCATCAAATACCTTACCCGAAGATACACAATTACAACTTGAACCATGGGAGTACACCACAGGGCATCAAGCAGAGTTCAGTTCATGGTTAAATAAAAACGCCCCAAAATTTGGTTTTTTCTTCCCATATAAAACCGATAAAAAAGGGGTTGCCATTGAACCTTGGCACATCAGCTATCAACAAAATAGCAGTGAATATATGTCACAATTAACACCTGAAATGTTACTTAAAGCATGGGAGGGTGTTGATCTGGCTGGGAAAGAGACCATCATTAAACACATAGATACATTATTTGTTCGCTATATAACAAACATAGACAAGGAGTAAATATGGAATGGTTAATGAACCCTTGGGTCATCATCATCATTGTTGTAAGTGTTGTTATTGGTAATCTTGCTGCATTAAAAGCAACGGCCAATATGAAGTTTGGTCAATCAAAAAAAATGAAAAACCTTCAAGAACAAGATGATATTGACGCTGAAAAACAAAACACAGTAGATAAAACAGAAAGTTCAGAACAAAAAAAAGACGCTCAATAACGAGCGTCTTTCTTCATCTTATTTTAGCTTATTCTTCATCTTGCTCAGTCTTAGGGGCGTTGTTTGATTTTTCAATCATCGCCGCTAACACAGGAACTAATGAATCTAACGTATCTTCGTCAACAGGTTTACCACCGGCATCTGTTACGTTAATTGATGTTCTGTTGCCTAAGTCGCCAAGTAATAAGTTATAAGTACGGCCATCAAAAGACAGTGGTTTAGTACCGATCTCTTCCCAGAATTCATCATCAGGTTCTTTGTACTTAACTTCGATTGTACCTTGAGAGCGGTTTCTGTCTTCTATTGCTAGTCCCATCATAGGCAATAACTCGCCTAAGCGTTCCCAGAAAATATTGTATGGCGCACGAGCAATGATAACTGGCAGTCCACTTCTATCTTGTCCCATAGAAATAGGAATACGCTTAACTAACTCTTCTGCACGGATACGAGCTTCTTCACGTAACTGTTCATCATAAGCTGACGTCACTAAATTCGTCATTAAAATGTTATAACGCGCTTTGTTTGCAGGTGTCACTTCGGCTTGATTGCCATCTACTTGCCAATCAATTAATAAGATTTGAAAGCCTGCACGATTATTTTGATTTAGCTTGCTAATTTGATAACGAGCACCGAACTCATGATCTTCATCTTCTGAGCTCCATTTTAACCAATCAGTCTCAATTTCTGAGGGCTCTTCTTTAACAATACCGATATCTTTCTTCTTCATTAAAGTTAATACCGTTTGCCAAAGCTTATCAACATCTTCTTGCTTAACAAGCCAAACCGTGACTTCTCCATTCTGCTCTTCAATACGAGCACCAGGGATCAGTTCAAGTACTTGTTGAGGAGGACGAATATCCACTTCTTTACCGATACCACCTGTAAACTCCCCCTTAGGAATATCATATTGAGGGTAGAACTCAGGTTTAGCATCTGCAGGTTCTTTCCACTCAACTAAAGGGGTTGTCTCTAGATACTTGAAGTCTTGTTTAGCTTGGCGACGCTCTGTTGGACTACTTGAACATGCCGATAAAACAGCAATCATTAATGATCCAACAACAAAGCGAGTGTTCACTTTCATTTTCTATCCTACTACTTCAACAAACCCGCACTTTTCAGCGCTTGCTCTACCGTTGGCTGTGCTGACAGACTTAATTCCGTTAATGGTAAACGAATATCCGAATGAGTAATCATACCTAAACGATGTGCCGCCCATTTAACCGGAATTGGGTTAGCTTCAACAAATAAATCATTATGTAACGGCATTAAACGTTGGTTAATGATTTCAGCTTCTTCAAACTTACCTTGAGCAGCTAAAGCAAACATGGTCGCCATGTCTTTTGCTGCAATGTTTGACGTTACAGAGATAACACCATGGCCACCCAATTTAACAAAATCAAGCGCAGTAGCATCATCACCACTTAGTTGGATAAAGTTTTCACCACAAAGTTCACGAGTAATCGCCACGCGATCTAAATCACCTGTCGCATCTTTTAATGCAACAATGTTATCAAGCTCAGCAAGACGAGCAACCGTTTCAGGAAGAAGGTCTACTGCTGTACGTCCTGGTACATTATAAAGAATTTGAGGGATATCTGTTGCTTCAGAGATCGCTTTATAGTGCTGAAACAAACCTTCTTGAGTCGGTTTATTGTAATAAGGCGTTACACTTAAACAACCAGCAACACCAGAGTCATGGAAAAGTTTACTGAATGTTACGGCTTCATGAGTTGCATTGGCTCCTGTACCTGCAATTACAGGAATTTGACCATCAGCGAACTCAAGGGTCTTCATAACTAATTTGACATGCTCTTCTACACTTAATGTCGCTGATTCCCCTGTTGTACCAACAGCCACAATGCCATTTGTGCCCGCTTTAATGTGGTAATCAACAAGACTTTTTAAACTGGTGTAATCTACTTCACCATCAGTATCCAATGGTGTAACTAAAGCGACAATGCTACCTGAGAACATATCCTTCTCCCTTTCTATCTGCTGCTACAATATTGGTTCTGTTATTCAATTAACTTCATCGTAAAGAATCATCATCCTTGACCATGATGTGTTATCTGGTTTTCATCTTCTTACACAATGAGCAGAACCATTCAATCTATATAACTCAAGGATATTACATTAGAGCCTATGTTGTAGAGTCTTTTTTTTGACGATTGTTCACTATTGCTTGCTTATCACACAATCACTTGCGTGTTAGTATGTAGATATCTTTTTCAACAACGAGTTTTTTATGTCTCAATACCTTGTAATTACTGCGGTCGGAACAGACAGACCGGGTATATCGAATAAGGTGACTCGCCTTGTCACTGAGTCAAGCTGCAATATAGTAGATAGCCGTATCGCCTCATTTGGTAATGAGTTCACATTAATCATGTTGTTGTCAGGTACAGCAAACGCTATCTCTCGAATTGAAAATACATTACCACTATTAGGTCAACAGCATGATCTAATTACCATGATGAAACGTACTTCACCTCATCAAGAAAAAGACATTTTCTATACCATTGACGCATTTATTGAATCAGAAGACCGTCCTGGACTGACTGAAAAATTCACCGATTTTCTTGCTAATCGAGATATCGATTTAAAAACTCTTAGCGCTCAAACATTAAAAAAACCAGAAGATCAAAATACATTTCAGATCCAAATTACGGCCGAAATATTTAAAGAATGCCATATCATTGAGATTCAAGAAGAATTTGAATCCTTATGCGCTTCATTAAATGTCAGTGGTAAAATCAATTTCTATAAAAATTAAAGGCAAATAGACCTAATACCATTCCGGATAAGTAGTTGAACAAGCAAGAATGAGCAACTAGCTATGTGGATTGGTATAAACCCATAAAAGGAAAGAGAATGATCACACCATTAGCAGCAGGCTCAACTGCACCCAATGTATCGCTTTTAGATCAAAATGGAGAAAGCGTCTCGATCTCTGATTTTAAAGGTAAAAAAGTACTGTTTTACTTTTACCCTAAAGCGATGACGCCAGGATGTACCGTTCAAGCTCAAGGTCTTCGTGATATTAAATCAGAACTTGAAGCTCATAACGTAGTTACACTTGGTGTCAGTATTGACGCTGTAAAACGCCTTGGTAAATTTATCGAGCGTGATAATTTGAACTTCACTCTACTATCAGATGAAGATCATGCCGCTGCAGATGCATTTGGTGTTTGGGGTGAGAAAAAATTCATGGGTAAAGTGTACGATGGTTTACATCGCATCAGTTTTCTAATTAATGAAGAAGGTGTTATTGAGCACGTTTTCACTAAATTTAAAACCAAAGATCACCATGAAGTAGTATTAGATTATTTGAATAATAAATAATTTGAACTTATAAAAATTAAAGGCGATACCACGTGTATCGCCTTTTTTATTACCGTATTAATAATTCGCTTCTATTTCTGTTGCAGGAAGCGCTTTCCACACCGCTTTCACTAATGTTGCTAATGGAATTGCAAAAAACACGCCCCAAAAACCCCATAATCCACCAAAGACTAAAACAGAAACAATAATCGCCACAGGATGTAAATTAACCGCTTCAGAAAATAAAACGGGAACCAACACATTACCATCCAGAGCCTGAATGATGGCATAAGCTAACAATAACCAATAAAAATCTGGCGTTAACCCCCATTGGAATAAGGCAACAATCGCAATAGGAACCGTTACAGCCGCAGCGCCAATATAAGGAATAAGCACAGAAAAACCCACCATTACGGCTAGTAATAAGGCGTAACGTAAATCCATAATAAAGAAGGTTAAATAACTCACAGTACCTACAATTAAAATTTCGACGACTTTACCTCGAATGTAATTACTTATCTGTTCATTCATCTCCAACCACACTTTCGTCGCCAAACGACGATTTTTAGGTAAAAGATTACTCATAGTGCCAACCATCTCATCTTTATCTTTTAATAAGAAAAACACTAACAGTGGTACAAGAATAAGGTAAACACCAAGCGCTGCTAAACTTACTAATGATGATAGCGAGCCTTTGACTATGCTCTCTCCCATTCCAAGTACTTTAACTCGTATTGTTTCTAATAGAGTCTCGATTGATTGAGGTTGAATAAATTCAGGGTAACGCTCAGGTAAACTTGATAAGAAACTATTTAAACCATTAAACATGGATGGCACATCATTAATTAAATTACCTACTTGCGTCCAAATAGTCGGAACTAAACCGAAAACGGCCAATAACATAAGACTAATAAACAAGATAATAACCAACATTACTGAGAGTACTCTTGGTAAACCAATGCGAGTTAGTTTAGCAACAGGCCACTCTAATAAATACGCCAATACTATGGCAACTAACAATGGCGCAATTAAGTGACCAAAAAAGTAAATGGTAATAAAGCCAACAATAAGAATAGCAGCCAAACTAACGGCATGAGGATCTGAAAAGCGGCGCTTATACCACTGGGTAACCATATCTAACATAACAATTTCTACTTTTTAATTACGGTTAAAAACGAATAAGCATCTGCATGCTCTAGGCGAACTTCAAATAATTGGCGTTCAAAATAAGCAATCATATCGACTAGAGAAGCTTTGTCGACGACTTTAATTTGTAAGATTTCATTAGTCACCAAAGCCTGACTTGCTCTT
The Aliivibrio fischeri ATCC 7744 = JCM 18803 = DSM 507 DNA segment above includes these coding regions:
- the bcp gene encoding thioredoxin-dependent thiol peroxidase, translating into MTPLAAGSTAPNVSLLDQNGESVSISDFKGKKVLFYFYPKAMTPGCTVQAQGLRDIKSELEAHNVVTLGVSIDAVKRLGKFIERDNLNFTLLSDEDHAAADAFGVWGEKKFMGKVYDGLHRISFLINEEGVIEHVFTKFKTKDHHEVVLDYLNNK
- a CDS encoding sulfurtransferase TusA family protein, which codes for METQSLDLTQHRCPMSLLLAKRASQALVTNEILQIKVVDKASLVDMIAYFERQLFEVRLEHADAYSFLTVIKK
- a CDS encoding AI-2E family transporter, giving the protein MLDMVTQWYKRRFSDPHAVSLAAILIVGFITIYFFGHLIAPLLVAIVLAYLLEWPVAKLTRIGLPRVLSVMLVIILFISLMLLAVFGLVPTIWTQVGNLINDVPSMFNGLNSFLSSLPERYPEFIQPQSIETLLETIRVKVLGMGESIVKGSLSSLVSLAALGVYLILVPLLVFFLLKDKDEMVGTMSNLLPKNRRLATKVWLEMNEQISNYIRGKVVEILIVGTVSYLTFFIMDLRYALLLAVMVGFSVLIPYIGAAAVTVPIAIVALFQWGLTPDFYWLLLAYAIIQALDGNVLVPVLFSEAVNLHPVAIIVSVLVFGGLWGFWGVFFAIPLATLVKAVWKALPATEIEANY